The Acidimicrobiales bacterium genome has a segment encoding these proteins:
- a CDS encoding class I SAM-dependent methyltransferase produces MAAAEAARGFMPPDEGLALHRAGLSAGNGPLLEVGSYCGKSAIYLGAAASRLDTVLFAVDHHRGSEENQPGWEWHEPDLVDPDLGVIDTLPVFRRTIHDAGLEGTVVAVVADSPTMGRHWTTPLGLLFIDGGHGREPAHRDYETWAPHVVAGGVLAIHDVFPDPADGGRPPYEIYLRAVESGVFTEESATGSLRVLRRTG; encoded by the coding sequence GTGGCAGCCGCCGAAGCCGCCCGGGGCTTCATGCCCCCCGACGAGGGTCTGGCGCTGCACCGAGCGGGCCTGTCGGCCGGGAACGGTCCGCTGCTCGAGGTCGGCAGCTACTGCGGCAAGTCGGCGATCTATCTCGGCGCGGCCGCCAGCAGGCTCGACACGGTCCTCTTCGCCGTCGATCACCATCGGGGTTCGGAGGAGAACCAACCGGGGTGGGAGTGGCACGAGCCCGACCTCGTCGACCCCGACCTGGGAGTGATCGACACGCTGCCGGTGTTCCGCCGAACGATCCACGACGCCGGCCTGGAGGGCACCGTCGTCGCCGTCGTGGCCGACTCGCCGACGATGGGCCGGCACTGGACCACGCCGCTGGGGCTGCTGTTCATCGACGGCGGTCACGGGCGCGAACCCGCGCACCGCGACTATGAGACCTGGGCACCCCATGTCGTCGCGGGCGGGGTCCTGGCCATCCACGACGTGTTCCCCGATCCTGCCGACGGCGGCCGTCCGCCCTATGAGATCTATCTGAGAGCGGTCGAGTCGGGGGTCTTCACCGAGGAGAGCGCCACTGGTTCGCTGCGGGTGCTGCGCCGCACCGGCTGA
- a CDS encoding GtrA family protein — protein sequence MGSSAFARLRDLQRAHGARALKYASVSVVGVVVTQVLLVICYQLIDMTAAWSNFVAVSGASIPAYLLNRRWVWQKSGPHSVHKEVLPFWGISLLGLVISTVAVGYVSRYWDTQLAVSGTNIASFGVIWIGKYVFLDAVMFRPNAGTEADEQDDATARRGS from the coding sequence ATGGGATCCTCAGCGTTCGCCCGGCTTCGGGACCTGCAGCGGGCACACGGTGCTCGGGCGTTGAAGTACGCGTCGGTGTCGGTGGTCGGCGTCGTGGTCACCCAGGTCCTGCTGGTGATCTGCTACCAGCTCATCGACATGACCGCCGCCTGGTCGAACTTCGTGGCGGTCAGCGGTGCGTCCATCCCGGCCTACCTGCTCAATCGGCGGTGGGTGTGGCAGAAGAGCGGGCCCCACAGCGTGCACAAGGAGGTCCTGCCGTTCTGGGGGATCTCGTTGCTGGGCTTGGTGATCTCCACGGTGGCGGTCGGCTACGTGAGCCGGTACTGGGACACCCAGCTGGCGGTCAGCGGCACCAACATCGCCTCGTTCGGGGTGATCTGGATCGGCAAGTACGTGTTCCTCGACGCGGTGATGTTCCGCCCCAACGCAGGCACCGAGGCCGACGAGCAGGATGACGCCACGGCCCGCCGTGGGTCGTGA
- a CDS encoding RNA polymerase sigma factor has translation MSTGDRIDGTAAGGSPPRRRRGAEVDRALADLVAAHGDAVYRLARSIVHDPSLADDVVQETMVKAWRALPDFDGEVPRPWLLKVARNTAISLLRTRREQVREAGEFGDMAATGGGPDTTAVDRAAVDQMWVALAQLDETSRSMVVMRELSGLSYEEIAEVLDLPLATVKTRLFRARRALQHAMKEWRA, from the coding sequence GTGAGCACGGGTGACCGCATCGATGGCACCGCCGCCGGCGGCAGCCCACCGCGTCGTCGGCGCGGTGCCGAGGTCGACCGCGCCCTCGCCGATCTGGTCGCCGCCCATGGAGATGCCGTCTATCGCCTGGCCCGGTCGATCGTGCACGACCCGTCGCTCGCCGACGACGTCGTGCAGGAGACCATGGTGAAGGCGTGGCGCGCTCTGCCCGACTTCGACGGTGAGGTGCCACGACCGTGGTTGTTGAAGGTGGCTCGCAACACCGCGATCTCGCTACTGCGCACCCGGAGGGAACAGGTGCGGGAGGCCGGCGAGTTCGGCGACATGGCCGCGACGGGCGGGGGGCCGGACACGACCGCGGTCGACCGGGCGGCGGTCGACCAGATGTGGGTGGCACTGGCTCAACTCGACGAGACCTCCCGGTCGATGGTGGTGATGCGTGAGTTGTCCGGACTGTCCTACGAGGAGATCGCCGAGGTGCTGGACCTGCCGCTGGCCACCGTCAAGACCCGACTGTTCCGCGCCCGCAGGGCGTTGCAGCACGCGATGAAGGAGTGGCGAGCATGA
- a CDS encoding PQQ-dependent sugar dehydrogenase, whose translation MTPTRALLISLAALTLVAGACGDDEEAAEPTTTTTSTPDDPGPTTTDGDSGPTTTEAPPDEEPVESVADLSDAGVALTPVAELERPTALATRAGSPDLYVGERGGRVVVVERSPDGPGTVTDTLVDISDDTTTDGERGLLGLAFGPDGQRLYLSYTDLSGHTRVDEWTMDGDAVDGSSRRAVYTLEQPFANHNGGHIGFGPDGFLYLGLGDGGGAGDPLDAGQDPTTPLGSLVRIDPTPDGDQPYTVPPDNPFVDGGGEPEIWSTGLRNPWRFSWDRATGDLWVADVGQNEIEEIDFVPAPDDGSPPGQGANFGWAILEGGQPFDGGPEPENYVPPLHTYSHGPGCSITGGYVSRSEALPGLTGVYLYSDFCDPRIHLVLQDDGEVIETRSLDVSVPGAQVLSFGEGPDGELYVMSLAGGLFRIDPA comes from the coding sequence ATGACCCCGACGCGTGCGCTGCTGATCAGTCTCGCGGCCCTGACGCTGGTCGCCGGCGCCTGCGGCGACGACGAGGAAGCGGCAGAGCCCACCACCACGACCACCAGCACCCCCGACGATCCCGGCCCCACCACCACCGACGGCGACTCGGGACCGACCACCACCGAAGCACCGCCGGACGAGGAGCCCGTCGAGTCGGTGGCCGACCTCTCCGATGCCGGTGTCGCCCTCACACCGGTGGCCGAGCTCGAACGTCCCACCGCGCTGGCCACCCGAGCGGGGTCACCCGACCTCTACGTCGGCGAACGGGGCGGCCGGGTGGTGGTGGTCGAGCGGTCCCCCGACGGTCCGGGCACCGTCACCGACACGCTGGTCGACATCAGCGACGACACCACCACCGACGGCGAGCGTGGTCTGTTGGGGCTCGCCTTCGGTCCCGACGGTCAGCGCCTCTACCTGAGCTACACCGACCTGTCGGGCCACACCCGCGTCGACGAGTGGACCATGGACGGCGACGCGGTCGACGGGAGCAGCCGGCGCGCCGTCTACACCCTCGAACAGCCCTTCGCCAACCACAACGGCGGACACATCGGCTTCGGTCCCGACGGGTTCCTGTACCTGGGGCTGGGCGACGGTGGCGGCGCCGGCGATCCGCTCGACGCGGGCCAGGATCCGACCACACCGCTCGGCTCACTGGTCCGGATCGATCCGACTCCCGACGGCGATCAGCCCTACACCGTCCCGCCCGACAACCCCTTCGTCGACGGCGGTGGGGAACCCGAGATCTGGTCGACCGGCTTGCGGAACCCGTGGCGGTTCTCGTGGGACCGGGCGACCGGCGACCTGTGGGTCGCCGACGTCGGCCAGAACGAGATCGAGGAGATCGACTTCGTGCCCGCCCCCGACGACGGGTCACCTCCTGGGCAGGGAGCGAACTTCGGTTGGGCGATCCTCGAGGGTGGCCAACCCTTCGACGGCGGCCCCGAGCCCGAGAACTACGTGCCGCCGCTGCACACCTACTCCCACGGTCCCGGGTGCTCGATCACCGGTGGGTACGTGTCCCGCAGCGAGGCCCTGCCGGGCCTCACCGGGGTCTACCTCTACTCCGACTTCTGCGACCCCCGCATCCACCTGGTGCTCCAGGACGATGGCGAGGTCATCGAGACCCGCTCGCTCGACGTGTCGGTGCCCGGCGCACAGGTGCTCTCCTTCGGCGAGGGCCCCGACGGTGAGCTCTATGTCATGTCGCTGGCGGGCGGGCTGTTCCGCATCGACCCGGCGTGA
- a CDS encoding acyl-CoA thioesterase II — protein sequence MPAQATLDELIALLDLEPVEVNIFRGVSPDEDRQRVFGGQVAAQALMAAARTVDTGAVHSLHAYFLRPGDPTVPILYEVDRIRDGRSFTTRRVVAIQHGRAIFNLAASFHIHEEGLEHAFEMPEVPEPETLPDFKTRMAPYAEQMGPWLDRPRPVDIRYVEESPHQQGTPRPPFANVWVRADGVLPDDPILHTCVLTYLSDMTLLDTTLLPHGLAGWGGEQLMMASLDHAMWFHRPFRADEWMLYCQDTPSTSNARGLARGTIYTHDGRLAVSVVQEGLIRLVDDT from the coding sequence ATGCCAGCCCAAGCGACCCTCGACGAGCTCATCGCCCTGCTCGACCTCGAACCGGTCGAGGTCAACATCTTCCGCGGGGTCAGCCCCGACGAGGACCGCCAACGGGTGTTCGGTGGTCAGGTGGCCGCCCAGGCCCTGATGGCGGCGGCCCGCACCGTCGACACCGGCGCCGTCCACTCCCTGCACGCCTACTTCCTGCGCCCGGGCGATCCGACGGTCCCGATCCTCTACGAGGTCGACCGCATCCGCGACGGGCGCTCGTTCACCACCCGCAGGGTCGTGGCCATCCAGCACGGCCGGGCGATCTTCAACCTGGCGGCGTCGTTCCACATCCACGAGGAGGGTCTCGAGCACGCCTTCGAGATGCCCGAGGTGCCCGAGCCCGAGACCCTGCCCGACTTCAAGACCCGGATGGCCCCCTACGCCGAGCAGATGGGGCCGTGGCTCGACCGGCCACGACCGGTCGACATCCGCTATGTCGAGGAGTCACCGCACCAGCAGGGCACCCCGCGGCCGCCCTTCGCCAACGTGTGGGTCCGGGCCGACGGCGTGCTCCCCGACGACCCGATCCTGCACACCTGCGTGCTCACCTACCTGTCCGACATGACCCTCCTGGACACGACCCTGCTCCCCCACGGCTTGGCCGGCTGGGGCGGCGAGCAGCTGATGATGGCCAGCCTCGACCACGCCATGTGGTTCCACCGACCGTTCCGGGCCGACGAATGGATGCTCTACTGCCAGGACACGCCGTCGACCTCCAACGCACGTGGCCTCGCCCGGGGCACGATCTACACTCACGACGGACGGCTGGCGGTCTCGGTGGTGCAGGAGGGACTCATCCGATTGGTCGACGACACATGA
- a CDS encoding PQQ-dependent sugar dehydrogenase, which yields MRQVLIGLVALALLAGACGDDGDGQSTTEPAGSDAVPTTTGPTDDDEGGGVADLSDAAVSLTPVVELDWPTALATRAGSDHLYVAERAGRVVVVERSERGLGTIGDELIDIRDETTIDGERGLLGLTFDPTGERLYLSYTDLAGDTRLDEWTMDGDEPDETTRRTIFTLEQPTEFHNGGQVSFGPDDLLYLGLGDGARGDDPSQNPDTPLGSLLRIDPSEAGDEPYTIPDDNPFADGGGAPEIWAMGLRNPWRYSWDRATGDLWIADVGQDRIEEVNVVPAPDDGSPAGRAANFGWAIFEGNEPFDGGPEPENYVPPIETYPRDPGCSVIGGYVSRGDALPDLMGVYVYTDLCDARLRLLLQRDGEPVETRTLDDVTVPGGQPVSFGEGPDAELYVMSLVGGVFRLDPA from the coding sequence GTGCGGCAGGTACTGATCGGCCTCGTCGCGCTCGCGCTGCTCGCCGGAGCGTGCGGCGACGACGGCGACGGCCAGAGCACCACCGAGCCCGCCGGGTCCGACGCCGTCCCCACGACCACCGGACCCACCGACGATGACGAGGGCGGTGGGGTGGCGGACCTGTCAGACGCCGCCGTCTCGCTCACCCCCGTCGTCGAGCTCGACTGGCCGACCGCCCTCGCCACCCGCGCCGGCTCAGACCATCTCTACGTCGCGGAGCGGGCGGGTCGGGTGGTGGTGGTCGAGCGCTCCGAGCGCGGTCTCGGGACCATCGGCGATGAGCTGATCGACATCCGCGACGAGACCACCATCGATGGCGAGCGAGGCCTGCTCGGCCTCACCTTCGATCCCACCGGCGAGCGGCTCTACCTCAGCTACACCGACCTCGCGGGCGACACCCGCCTCGACGAGTGGACCATGGACGGCGACGAGCCCGACGAGACCACGCGGCGCACGATCTTCACGCTCGAGCAACCGACCGAGTTCCACAACGGCGGGCAGGTGTCGTTCGGACCCGACGACCTCCTCTACCTGGGCCTCGGCGACGGCGCCAGGGGCGACGACCCGAGCCAGAACCCCGACACACCGCTCGGTTCGTTGCTTCGGATCGACCCCTCGGAGGCGGGAGACGAGCCCTACACCATCCCCGACGACAACCCGTTCGCCGACGGTGGCGGTGCTCCCGAGATCTGGGCGATGGGGCTGCGGAACCCGTGGCGCTACTCGTGGGATCGGGCCACCGGCGATCTGTGGATCGCCGACGTCGGCCAGGACCGCATCGAGGAGGTCAACGTCGTGCCCGCCCCCGACGACGGCTCGCCCGCCGGTCGTGCCGCCAACTTCGGATGGGCGATCTTCGAAGGCAACGAGCCCTTCGACGGCGGACCCGAACCCGAGAACTACGTGCCTCCGATCGAGACCTACCCCCGCGACCCGGGTTGCTCGGTCATCGGCGGCTACGTCTCGCGCGGCGACGCGCTCCCCGATCTCATGGGTGTCTACGTCTACACCGATCTCTGCGATGCGCGCCTGCGGCTGCTGCTGCAACGCGACGGCGAACCGGTCGAGACCAGGACGCTCGACGACGTCACCGTGCCCGGCGGACAGCCGGTGTCCTTCGGCGAGGGACCCGACGCCGAGCTGTACGTCATGTCGCTTGTTGGCGGTGTGTTCCGCCTCGATCCGGCCTGA
- a CDS encoding TIGR03564 family F420-dependent LLM class oxidoreductase, whose amino-acid sequence MKIGLSGGAASAERMVEQAKRAEAAGYSSMWYPSAIGIDPLAAMAIAGAATSTIELGTSILPTYPCHPSLMAQRALATSLAMNRFGFTLGVGPSHQPVVEGMLGMSYDRPGTHTEEYLQVLASLLRGEAVSFSGEEHRVNVPARGEPPHRIPLLLAALGPRLLRVAGEQADGTILWMGNARAIETHVAPRIRSAAEAAGRSEPRIVAGLPVAVHDDADEARQAAGEMFANYGALPNYQRLLAHGGVDGPAEAAIVGDEQAVATQIQALFDAGATEFWAAIFPVGEDRSGSRARTRALLDSLVAG is encoded by the coding sequence ATGAAGATCGGATTGAGCGGGGGAGCGGCCAGCGCGGAGCGCATGGTCGAACAGGCCAAACGGGCAGAGGCGGCCGGATACTCGTCCATGTGGTATCCCAGCGCCATCGGCATCGATCCACTGGCCGCCATGGCCATAGCCGGTGCCGCCACCTCGACCATCGAGCTCGGCACCTCGATCCTGCCGACCTATCCGTGCCACCCCTCGCTCATGGCTCAACGGGCCCTGGCGACCAGCCTGGCCATGAACCGGTTCGGGTTCACCCTCGGCGTCGGTCCGTCGCACCAGCCGGTGGTCGAGGGGATGCTCGGGATGTCCTATGACCGTCCCGGCACCCACACCGAGGAGTACCTGCAGGTGCTGGCTTCCCTGTTGCGGGGCGAGGCGGTGTCGTTCTCGGGCGAGGAGCACCGGGTGAACGTGCCCGCCCGGGGCGAGCCGCCCCACCGGATTCCGCTGCTGCTCGCCGCGCTCGGGCCCCGCCTGCTGCGGGTCGCGGGCGAACAGGCCGACGGGACGATCCTGTGGATGGGCAACGCCCGGGCCATCGAGACCCACGTGGCACCCCGCATCCGGTCCGCCGCCGAGGCGGCCGGTCGGTCCGAGCCGCGCATCGTGGCCGGACTGCCCGTCGCCGTCCACGACGACGCCGACGAGGCCCGCCAGGCCGCGGGGGAGATGTTCGCCAACTACGGCGCGCTGCCCAACTACCAACGGCTGCTCGCCCACGGCGGCGTCGACGGCCCGGCCGAGGCCGCCATCGTCGGCGACGAGCAAGCAGTGGCGACCCAGATCCAGGCGCTGTTCGATGCCGGCGCCACCGAGTTCTGGGCCGCGATCTTCCCGGTGGGAGAGGACCGGTCCGGCTCACGTGCCCGCACCCGGGCGCTGCTCGACTCCCTCGTAGCCGGCTGA
- a CDS encoding glycosyltransferase family 4 protein codes for MTGSDAPLRIALLAYRGKPHVGGQGVYVRHLSKALADLGHRVEVLGGQPYPELDPRVALVELPSLDIYNDHFPMRLPGVWELKTLGDWVEMVAFCTGTFPEPLAFTVRAAQHLRHRTHHFDVVHDNQALGYGLLAIEKMGLPVISTIHHPITVDRRLEMEHAPTPYQRFAKSRWYAFTKMQTRVANQLDRIVTVSENSLADIERDHLVPREHIHVVPVGVDPDLFRPLDHVQRRPGRLITTASADVTMKGLRYLLEALAKLRTERDVDLMVIGKAKPGGPAARTIDQLGLTDHIHFVSGVSDQRLVELYAEAELAVVPSLYEGFSLPAIEAMSAGVPLVATTGGALPEVTGADGETCFAVEPGDSAALATRIADALDAPEARARIGAAGRERVVHRWSWRHTAQGTVEQYRALLDERAGRGR; via the coding sequence ATGACCGGATCGGACGCGCCCCTACGCATCGCCCTGCTCGCCTATCGGGGCAAACCCCACGTCGGCGGTCAAGGGGTGTACGTGCGCCACCTCAGCAAGGCGCTCGCCGATCTCGGGCACCGGGTCGAGGTCCTGGGTGGGCAGCCCTATCCCGAGCTCGACCCCCGCGTGGCGCTCGTCGAGCTTCCCAGCCTCGACATCTACAACGACCACTTCCCCATGCGTCTCCCCGGCGTCTGGGAGCTCAAGACACTCGGCGACTGGGTCGAGATGGTGGCGTTCTGCACCGGCACGTTCCCCGAACCCCTCGCCTTCACGGTCCGGGCCGCCCAGCACCTTCGGCACCGCACCCACCACTTCGACGTGGTGCACGACAACCAGGCCCTCGGCTACGGGCTGCTCGCCATCGAGAAGATGGGCCTCCCGGTCATCTCCACCATCCACCACCCCATCACCGTCGACCGGCGCCTGGAGATGGAGCACGCTCCGACCCCCTACCAGCGGTTCGCCAAGTCCCGCTGGTATGCCTTCACCAAGATGCAGACGCGGGTGGCGAACCAGCTCGACCGCATCGTCACCGTGTCGGAGAACTCGCTCGCCGACATCGAACGGGACCACCTCGTTCCCCGCGAACACATCCACGTCGTCCCCGTCGGCGTCGATCCCGACCTGTTCAGGCCCCTCGACCACGTCCAACGGCGACCGGGGCGCCTCATCACCACGGCGAGCGCGGACGTCACCATGAAGGGCCTCCGCTACCTGCTCGAGGCGCTGGCCAAGCTCCGCACCGAGCGCGACGTCGACCTGATGGTCATCGGCAAGGCCAAACCCGGTGGCCCCGCGGCCCGCACCATCGACCAGCTCGGGCTCACCGACCACATCCACTTCGTCTCGGGGGTGTCCGACCAGCGCCTGGTCGAGCTCTACGCCGAAGCCGAGCTGGCCGTGGTCCCCTCGCTCTACGAGGGCTTCTCGCTGCCGGCCATCGAAGCCATGAGCGCCGGCGTTCCGCTGGTGGCCACCACCGGCGGCGCCCTCCCCGAGGTCACCGGCGCCGACGGCGAGACCTGCTTCGCGGTCGAACCCGGCGACTCGGCCGCCCTCGCTACCCGGATCGCCGACGCCCTCGACGCACCCGAGGCCCGAGCCCGCATCGGCGCCGCGGGACGTGAGCGGGTCGTCCACCGCTGGAGCTGGCGGCACACCGCCCAGGGCACGGTCGAGCAGTATCGGGCCCTGCTCGACGAGCGTGCCGGCCGGGGTCGCTAG
- the lnt gene encoding apolipoprotein N-acyltransferase encodes MIPAWLRCVVAGLAIVASVPPWGWWPLAIVGIALLDELIADQPAAVRFRRTWLVSAVWLAIGMFWMWDMTPPGYVVAFITYAAYFGVAAVATPPGRGRRIALPGAIALAEAIRWAFPFGGVPLATIPQGQVAGPLAEVVRVAGPVLLVMVTVVAGQALASAVRRRPRLAGIGTAVVVAAVLVATIAPTSTVTDTLDVALVQGGGEQRTRDSAAARPIVFQAHLTASELIAGPVDLVLWPENVVHVGDDYSTSERPPQLADLARELDATLIAGIVETAGESSFHNAAVVFAPDGSLIDRYDKVRRVPFGEMTPFREVLERIAGDTIVANDAIPGDEPALVDTPAGPMSVAISWEVFFAGRVREGVQRDGEVVLNPTNGASYWLTIVQSQQIASSRLRALETDRWVLQAAPTGFSAVIEPDGTILERTAVGEQRVIEATIEQRTGSTLAVRLGDRPPIAVAGLLVLGAWLLATGHLDRFRPRSTA; translated from the coding sequence GTGATCCCGGCGTGGCTGCGCTGCGTCGTCGCCGGGCTCGCCATCGTGGCCTCGGTCCCACCGTGGGGGTGGTGGCCGCTCGCCATCGTCGGCATCGCCCTGCTCGACGAGCTCATCGCCGACCAACCCGCAGCGGTCAGGTTCCGACGCACCTGGCTGGTCTCTGCGGTCTGGCTCGCCATCGGCATGTTCTGGATGTGGGACATGACCCCGCCGGGCTACGTGGTGGCCTTCATCACCTACGCCGCCTACTTCGGGGTCGCAGCCGTGGCGACGCCTCCCGGGCGCGGTCGCCGCATCGCCCTCCCCGGCGCCATCGCCCTCGCCGAGGCGATCCGCTGGGCGTTCCCCTTCGGGGGGGTGCCCCTCGCCACCATCCCCCAGGGCCAGGTGGCCGGCCCCCTCGCCGAGGTGGTTCGCGTCGCCGGTCCCGTGCTGCTGGTGATGGTCACCGTGGTCGCCGGCCAGGCCCTCGCCTCAGCCGTACGACGCCGACCCCGGTTGGCGGGCATCGGCACCGCGGTCGTGGTGGCCGCGGTGCTGGTCGCGACGATCGCTCCCACCTCGACGGTGACCGACACCCTCGACGTCGCCCTGGTCCAAGGAGGCGGCGAGCAGCGCACCCGCGACTCCGCCGCCGCCCGACCCATCGTGTTCCAGGCCCACCTCACCGCCTCCGAGCTGATCGCAGGACCGGTCGACCTGGTGCTGTGGCCCGAGAACGTGGTCCACGTCGGCGACGACTACTCCACCTCTGAACGACCTCCGCAGCTGGCCGACCTGGCCCGCGAGCTCGACGCCACCCTGATCGCCGGGATCGTCGAGACTGCGGGCGAGAGCTCGTTCCACAACGCGGCGGTCGTGTTCGCTCCCGACGGCTCCCTCATCGACCGGTACGACAAGGTGCGTCGAGTCCCCTTCGGCGAGATGACACCGTTCCGGGAGGTGCTCGAACGCATCGCGGGCGACACCATCGTCGCCAACGATGCCATCCCCGGCGACGAACCGGCGTTGGTCGACACCCCTGCGGGGCCCATGTCGGTCGCCATCTCGTGGGAGGTGTTCTTCGCCGGCCGGGTGCGAGAAGGCGTACAGCGAGACGGCGAGGTGGTGCTCAACCCCACCAACGGGGCGTCGTACTGGCTGACCATCGTCCAGAGCCAGCAGATCGCCTCGTCACGCCTCCGGGCGTTGGAGACCGACAGGTGGGTCCTGCAAGCCGCCCCCACCGGGTTCTCGGCGGTGATCGAACCCGACGGCACGATCCTCGAGCGCACCGCCGTCGGCGAGCAGCGGGTCATCGAGGCCACCATCGAACAGCGCACCGGCTCGACCCTGGCGGTCCGCCTCGGCGACCGGCCACCCATCGCCGTCGCCGGCCTGCTGGTGCTCGGCGCCTGGCTCCTGGCCACCGGCCACCTCGATCGGTTCAGACCTCGATCAACAGCGTGA
- a CDS encoding methyltransferase domain-containing protein has protein sequence MLTADYERLGLRPGERLLDLGCGFGRHAYEGLRRGADVVAFDYSFDELVHTNGTFGAMSDNGEVPVGVAAGGVRGDAHHLPFADASFDRIIASEVLEHLPDDAAAVRELARVLRPGGTIAVTIPAWLSETVCWKLSEEYHAPITEGGHLRVYTEAHMRDLMRAAGLSPRGSHLAHGLHTPYWWLKCLVGPTNDTNPLVAAYHRLLVWDITDQPTVTRMLDRALSPIVGKSIAIYATKPAGMVSHVA, from the coding sequence ATGTTGACCGCCGACTACGAGCGGCTCGGTCTGCGACCGGGCGAGCGGCTGCTGGACCTGGGATGTGGGTTCGGTCGCCACGCCTACGAGGGCCTGCGCCGCGGCGCCGATGTCGTCGCCTTCGACTACTCCTTCGACGAGCTGGTCCACACCAACGGCACCTTCGGCGCCATGTCCGACAACGGCGAGGTACCGGTCGGCGTCGCGGCCGGCGGTGTCCGCGGCGATGCCCACCACCTTCCCTTCGCTGACGCCTCCTTCGACCGGATCATCGCCTCCGAGGTGCTCGAGCACCTACCCGACGACGCCGCCGCGGTGCGCGAGCTGGCCCGGGTCCTGCGCCCCGGAGGCACCATCGCGGTGACCATCCCCGCGTGGCTCTCCGAGACGGTGTGCTGGAAGCTGTCCGAGGAGTACCACGCCCCCATCACCGAAGGCGGACACCTGCGGGTCTACACCGAAGCCCACATGCGCGACCTCATGCGCGCCGCCGGGTTGTCTCCTCGCGGGTCGCATCTGGCCCACGGCCTCCACACCCCGTACTGGTGGCTCAAGTGCCTGGTCGGACCCACCAACGACACCAACCCGCTCGTTGCCGCCTACCATCGCCTCCTCGTGTGGGACATCACCGATCAGCCCACCGTCACCCGCATGCTCGACCGGGCGCTCAGTCCGATCGTCGGCAAGAGCATCGCGATCTACGCCACGAAGCCTGCAGGGATGGTGTCCCATGTCGCGTGA
- the dtd gene encoding D-aminoacyl-tRNA deacylase gives MRALVQRVAEARVEVDGEVVGAIGPGLCVFVGVTHTDGGSEAAKLAAKVLGLRIFDDDEGVMNRSVAEAGGEVLVVSQFTLYGDTRKGRRPSWLDAAPPDQAEPLVDQVVAELEASGARVATGRFQAEMAVSLTNAGPVTLLIEV, from the coding sequence GTGCGTGCGCTGGTGCAACGGGTGGCCGAGGCCCGGGTGGAGGTCGACGGCGAGGTGGTCGGGGCGATCGGTCCGGGCCTGTGCGTCTTCGTCGGGGTGACCCACACCGACGGGGGCTCGGAGGCGGCCAAGCTGGCGGCCAAGGTGTTGGGCCTGCGGATCTTCGACGACGACGAGGGGGTGATGAACCGCTCGGTCGCCGAGGCCGGGGGCGAGGTGCTGGTGGTGAGCCAGTTCACGCTCTATGGCGACACCCGCAAGGGACGCCGGCCGAGCTGGCTCGACGCGGCCCCACCCGACCAGGCCGAACCGCTCGTCGATCAGGTGGTGGCTGAGCTGGAGGCGTCGGGTGCCCGAGTGGCCACCGGCCGGTTCCAGGCCGAGATGGCGGTGTCGCTCACCAACGCCGGGCCGGTCACGCTGTTGATCGAGGTCTGA
- a CDS encoding DUF952 domain-containing protein: MIFHIALHDDWHAAQQTGEYTTSTLGRTLDEEGFIHASHRHQVTEVIRRHYRGLRSPLYLLVIDPDRVEAEIREEPVPGTDETYPHIYGPLNVDAVTEAIDLSAGQAPT, encoded by the coding sequence ATGATCTTTCACATCGCGCTGCACGACGACTGGCACGCGGCGCAGCAAACCGGGGAGTACACCACCTCCACGCTGGGCCGGACCCTCGACGAGGAGGGGTTCATCCACGCCAGCCACCGCCACCAGGTGACCGAGGTGATCAGGCGCCACTACCGGGGTCTGCGCTCGCCGCTGTACCTGCTGGTGATCGACCCCGACCGGGTGGAGGCCGAGATCCGCGAGGAGCCGGTCCCGGGCACCGATGAGACCTACCCCCACATCTACGGCCCGCTCAACGTCGATGCCGTGACCGAGGCGATCGACCTCAGCGCCGGTCAGGCCCCCACCTGA